The following coding sequences are from one Leptolyngbya sp. NIES-3755 window:
- a CDS encoding IS1 transposase (similar to AA sequence:cyanobase_aa:AM1_2285), translating into MIKPLLTCPNCGSHDINKNGTTRHGNQNYKCRDCGRQFVENPKWKRIGDDTKSTIERMLLEKIPLAGIARSLQVSESWLQQYVNAYYQTVPRSVQVQPKPRKRLNVQMDELWSFVDDKGNEQWVWLALDVETREVVGCYVGDRSSESATALWQSLPAVYRQCAVCYTDFWVSYPPALPSSRHRPVDKSSGLTSYIERFNNTLRQRVSRLVRKTLSFSKKVDNHIAAIWNFIHHYNEQQSSILV; encoded by the coding sequence ATGATCAAACCCTTACTGACCTGTCCGAACTGTGGCTCTCATGACATCAACAAAAATGGCACGACTCGCCACGGGAACCAGAACTACAAATGTCGCGATTGTGGACGGCAGTTCGTCGAGAATCCAAAATGGAAACGGATTGGCGATGATACCAAGTCCACAATCGAGCGAATGCTGCTCGAAAAGATTCCGCTTGCTGGTATCGCTCGAAGCTTGCAAGTCAGCGAAAGCTGGTTGCAGCAATACGTGAATGCTTACTATCAAACCGTTCCTCGCTCAGTGCAAGTGCAACCAAAACCCCGGAAACGCTTGAATGTGCAGATGGACGAGTTATGGTCGTTCGTCGATGACAAAGGCAATGAGCAATGGGTGTGGTTAGCGCTCGATGTTGAAACTCGCGAAGTTGTCGGGTGTTATGTTGGAGACCGTTCGAGTGAATCAGCAACTGCGCTCTGGCAATCTTTGCCTGCGGTCTATCGTCAATGCGCCGTTTGCTATACCGATTTCTGGGTTTCTTATCCACCTGCCCTCCCAAGTTCACGTCATCGACCTGTAGACAAAAGCAGTGGTTTGACGAGCTACATTGAGCGCTTTAACAATACCTTACGGCAACGAGTGTCTCGATTAGTGCGAAAAACCTTGTCATTCTCGAAGAAAGTTGACAATCACATTGCTGCTATCTGGAACTTCATTCATCACTATAACGAACAACAGTCAAGTATCCTCGTCTAA
- a CDS encoding Zn-dependent protease with chaperone function-like protein (similar to AA sequence:cyanobase_aa:Ava_3197) — MRVALLAVLGYGYIFLILAGLLVGVWLVVTLAMSVRRVNSVIVQLFFLLLVPAWMIARSLWVTFSPPEGLRLDRQKVPQMFALVDELTTKLDAPKFHNILLTPDFNMAVMQVPRLGIFGWQENYLIVGLPILQGLTLDQVKAVLAHEIGHLSGNHSRFGGWIYRIRKTWFQLYDRIHQSDRQGVSVLFDRFLSWYFPTFNAYSFVLARMNEYDADRCAAELAGKQNVADVLTNVELKSRFLDREFWAGIYQGVEDQPDPPANAYSLMLTKLKGTVPPEKSDQWIQEALSEQTTNEDTHPCFRDRLKALGFDRPPIEPAPVEVSAAEILLGDTVNEFVAEFNRSWREAQATPWRQRYAHLSEVKAKLEALEEKTELSDDEVWKKAYYVLELRGNEAAMPDLKEVLVRQPDHVAANFTLGEALLRQGDAAGVECIEKAIAQQFNLVIDGCKLIHDFYVQQDQIEQANHYRDKAEQHYELMQKAEQERESISIHDQLKPHTLTTEEIDSLRQQLQTYSDIKEAYLAEKVVNYLPEARFCFLGIVRKQGLLDSKDAAQKLFSQVVEQVEFPTEVYIIVFEGNEFKEKIASVEQSLILQQ; from the coding sequence TTGCGTGTCGCACTTTTGGCTGTTCTCGGTTATGGTTACATCTTTTTGATTCTGGCTGGATTGCTGGTTGGGGTGTGGCTCGTAGTTACCCTGGCAATGTCGGTTCGTCGAGTCAATTCGGTTATTGTTCAACTCTTCTTTTTGTTGCTGGTTCCTGCTTGGATGATTGCCCGATCGCTGTGGGTGACATTCTCGCCCCCCGAAGGATTGAGGCTCGATCGACAAAAAGTTCCACAGATGTTTGCGCTCGTTGATGAACTCACGACCAAGCTTGATGCTCCAAAGTTTCACAATATTTTACTCACGCCTGATTTCAACATGGCGGTGATGCAAGTTCCAAGATTAGGAATTTTTGGATGGCAAGAGAACTATCTGATTGTTGGACTGCCCATTTTGCAAGGACTCACACTGGATCAAGTGAAGGCAGTTCTAGCACATGAAATTGGGCATTTGTCTGGGAATCATTCGCGGTTTGGGGGTTGGATTTATCGAATACGGAAAACTTGGTTTCAGCTTTATGACCGAATTCATCAGAGCGATCGACAAGGCGTTTCAGTCTTATTTGATCGCTTTCTAAGCTGGTATTTTCCAACGTTCAACGCTTATTCGTTTGTGTTGGCGCGGATGAATGAGTATGATGCCGATCGATGTGCAGCGGAACTGGCAGGAAAGCAGAATGTTGCGGATGTTTTAACTAATGTTGAACTGAAATCGCGATTTCTCGATCGAGAATTTTGGGCAGGGATCTATCAAGGCGTTGAAGACCAACCTGATCCACCTGCTAATGCTTATTCTTTGATGCTTACGAAGCTGAAGGGGACAGTCCCACCAGAGAAGAGCGATCAGTGGATTCAAGAGGCATTGTCAGAACAAACAACGAACGAAGATACACATCCTTGTTTTCGCGATCGCTTAAAAGCATTAGGATTCGATCGTCCTCCGATTGAGCCTGCTCCGGTTGAAGTGAGTGCAGCCGAAATTCTTTTGGGCGATACCGTGAACGAATTTGTTGCGGAATTTAATCGATCGTGGCGAGAAGCACAAGCAACTCCTTGGAGACAGCGCTATGCTCATCTATCTGAGGTCAAAGCTAAGCTCGAAGCCTTAGAAGAGAAGACAGAACTATCTGATGATGAAGTTTGGAAGAAAGCTTACTATGTTCTGGAACTGCGCGGAAATGAAGCAGCGATGCCTGATTTGAAAGAGGTATTGGTGAGACAGCCTGATCATGTTGCTGCAAACTTCACTTTGGGTGAGGCACTGTTGAGACAAGGAGATGCGGCGGGTGTTGAATGTATTGAGAAAGCGATCGCACAACAGTTCAATCTCGTGATTGATGGCTGTAAGTTGATTCACGATTTCTATGTGCAACAAGATCAGATCGAGCAAGCGAATCACTATCGCGATAAGGCTGAACAGCACTACGAATTGATGCAGAAAGCAGAGCAAGAGCGAGAAAGTATCAGCATTCATGATCAGCTTAAACCTCATACTCTCACGACCGAGGAGATTGATTCGCTTCGACAACAGTTGCAAACTTACAGTGATATCAAAGAGGCATATTTAGCAGAGAAGGTTGTGAACTATCTTCCAGAAGCACGTTTCTGTTTTCTAGGGATTGTTCGCAAACAGGGCTTACTCGATTCTAAAGATGCAGCCCAAAAGCTATTTAGTCAGGTTGTTGAACAGGTGGAGTTCCCCACTGAGGTTTACATCATTGTGTTTGAAGGTAATGAATTTAAGGAGAAAATTGCTAGTGTTGAACAGTCTTTGATTCTTCAGCAATAG